The genomic segment CGCTGTGCTTCATATACGTCTCCAGCTCGTGTCTTATTGCTTCGTATTCACCAACTCGTGCTATTTATCTAGGGAATCGCACTGTCTTTACAGAGGAAGGGTGAACTTGTGGGTCATTTATTATTGTACTGGGCTAGATAGCTGTATCCGAGCGGTCTAAATGACTCGTGCTGAATTTCAGGACGTACAGGTACCCTTGTGATACTAATCTTTCTTTTGTTGGTTTTAGTGAGTCTGAATGGGTAGGTAACCTTGATGATCAGAAAAGTACATGAGGTGGGTGCTTCTATGTGGGGAACAACATGGTTTCATGGCACAGTATAGAGCAAAACTCCATCCCACTCTCCACCGCTGAACTTGAATACATTGTTGCCaaaagctgttgtactcaacttctttggatgaaacaaatgttgggtGATTATAACCTCTGCCTTAAGACTTTGACCATCTATTGTAACAATACCAGTGCCATCAATATCTCGAAAAACTCAGTCCAACACTGTCGCACCAAACACATGGACATCAACCACCACATTCTTCGTGAGTTAGTTGAGTCTAAAACCATTACATTATCTCATGTTGCATCTGAAAATCAATTTGCTTTTTTGTCTACTAAGGtgagttcacaaacttttgtTCACTTGAGAAAGTTATATAGGATTTTGTATGTTTGAGTGATAACATGTGGCATTCGAAAATAAGCAATATCGTTTAAGTTTCATCTTCTAACTTGACTATATGCATATGTGAGTCTTTCTTCAACTTGCTTCTTACAGTCATATGTCTTGAAGTGGTGTAGGCTTGCTGGTGCTCTCATGTAGTCTTACTTGATACATGAATTCTCATTCTTGATAATTGCATTACATTGTCCTCCCTATTAGAGTGGCTTTATTGTTTAGTGTGAAAGCTACCATTAGGTCACTTTTCTTTGTATAGTTTGCTCCTTCACTTAGAATTGTGTCCCCGTGGAGAGGGCTACCTATGTGGTTGGCTCCGTAATTAGTAATTGATGAGGGGCTTTCAAAAAAAAAACCTCAaaaaatggaaaagaagaaaataataaaaaaatttgaaggAGATTTTGTCTGGTTCTTCAATAGCAGGCAACTCATGAGGACACTACACACACTAATGGAGATTGACTTTTTTTTTGCTTTTGCCTTGTTGAGTTTTATCTTGTGCCTTGTTAGGCCTCAATTTTGCATCTGTCAGGTCTATGTTACAACATTTTATATGTCTGTTTCAACAATGTGTAGAAAGTCTTTCATTTTGCTTTGTATCTTTTGGTATAATGTTTATCTTTTTCCGTATTGTTTTTAGTTTCATGCTATTTGTTTTAGGTTAAATTTCCTTAATCCTATGTGTTGTTCTTGTGTTCAaaaaattttaacaaaaaaaaaaaaattaaaacaaaacgttactttgtcttttttttttctgtcgTTTTTGGTCTTGTCTATCGTTTTTTTTCCTGTTTGTCTTGTCTATCGTTCTttcttcaaaaaataaaataataaaaaattccaAAAAATTAAATCAGTaagttttgtttaaattttttttcttccttagTTTTTTTTCCTGGTTTCCCTCTCAAACTCACAACTCTCTCTATCTCTGTGTCACCCGTGCCCCAGTACGCTTCTTCCCTGATGTCGACTCCCAATGCCACCCACCTCTACGCGTTTCGCAAAGCCTCCCCATCCCTTTCCCAAAAATCCTCTGAGACCTCCCCACCACCATCCCCCGACAACCTTCCACCTCCAATCACCTCCACCGACTCCGCGACCGACCCACCACGTTGCGAACCCACTCTGCCTCCACCTACTCTGAGAAGAAATGGACTATTTGATTGTTGATGAAAATTCTCAGCTCAATTGGAGCTGGAGGGATTGATTTCATTAAATACTCTGCTTGTACAATTGGTAACCAATCTGATGAATACAGATGGCTTAATTACATTGGGGCACACTAATTTGTATAACAGAAAAAAAGAGAATGATGCAAAATACAATGCACTGATAATGGTGTTGTACAACCATAACGAATTCGTACAACATGACTAACAAAAAGTAATAACAGAAAAGATTCTATTGCTTGTGCAACATCCCCTGCTGTGATAATACTCTGCTGTGCCAGTGGTACAGTGAACCCGTGCGTGTAGTGGAGCTAATAACTTCTAATTCTCAACACCACCCCTCAAACGAAGGGGTGATTCTGTCACACCAAGTTTGGATACCAATTCTTGAAATCGAGAATGTGAGAGTGCCTTAGTGAGACAGTCAGCGATTTGGTTTAATGATGGGATGTATCGTATTTCCAATTCCTTCTTGAGGACCTTGTCTCTTACAAAGTGTATGTCTATTTCAATATGCTTCGTACGAGCATGATAGACAGGATTCGATGCTAAAGCACTGGCACTAATGTTTTCGCACCATGTAATTGATCTTTCCAGCAGAGGAAAACTGATTTCTTTGAGCAGTGATTCAATCCACGTTATTTCAGCAGCCACTTGCGCCAAAGCCCTGTATTCTGACTCCGTGCTCGATCTAGATACCACTGCTTGTTTCTTTGACGACCAAGAAACCAAAGAATCTCCAAAGTAGACACAGTAGCCACCCACTGATTTTCTGTCATCTGTGTTGCACGCCCAGTCCACGTCTGAAAAACCAGTGAGGGTAAGCCTGTCACATGAGCTAATATGGAAGCCATGAGTCAGAGTCCCCTTTAAGTACCTAAGAATCCTTTTGGCGGCACTCCAATGCGTAGTtgtaggagcctttagaaactggCTTAATTTGTTTACTACAAAACAAATATCGGGTCTAGTATGACAAAGATATTGCAAGGCCCCTATAAGACTTCTATACACAGTGGGATTTTCAAGTTCAATTCCATCTGAAATTGACATGTTCTTTCCAGTTGCAATCGGTGTAGGACAAGGCTTAGTGTTGGTCATCTCAAATCTCTTTAATATATCCTCTATGTACTTAGTTTGAGTGAGGTATATACCTGTCTCATCTCGGGCAGCTTCAATTCCGAGAAAGAAATTAAGATTTCCTAAGTCTTTGAGAGTGAATAATCTGTTCAGTTGCTTAACAAACTGATCAAGGTGATGCTTGTCATTTCCTGTTACAattatatcatctacataaataaGCACCAGAAGAATAACATTGCACTTCCTGTAGAAAAACAATGATGTATCAGCTTTAGAATTTGCGAAATTCCACTGCAGCAAGGTGTTTTTCAGCCTGTCAAACCACGCCCGTGGGGCCTGTCTCAGTCCATACAATGATTTGTGAAGCTTGCAAACATGATTGGGCTTTGCCTGGTTCTCAAAACCTTCAGGTTGATTCATAAACACATCTTCCTCTAGAATTCCATTTAGGAATGCATTATTTATATCTAACTGTCTAATTTCCCAGTTTCTTGAGACTGCAATAGTGAGAATAATCCTTACTGTGGATGCTTTAATTATTGGGCTGAACGTTTCTCCATAGTCTAGGCCAGGTCTTTGATGAAACCCTTTTGCAACAAATCGTACCTTGTACCTTTGAAATGATCCATCTGCATTCTTTTTTATTCGAAATACCCACTTGCTGCCTACTAAGTTCATGTTGGCTGTTCTTGGCACTAATGACCACGTGTTGTTCTTTTTCAAAGCAGAAATCTCCTCTTCCATTGCATTTTTCCACCCTTGATGACAGAGAGCATCAGCCACACATCTTGGTTCTTCAGTTTTCGGGTTCCATTGACATTTGCTCAAATAGACTTTTGGTTTAAAGATGCCATCCTTGGCTCTTGTTATCATAGGATGAGATGGTATTTGACTGGTTCTGTTTGCACTCATATCAGCCAGATTTTCTTGTACACTCGACTGATCTTGAGGTCCATCATTAAGTTGTAAATCTGAAATTACATCTTCATGGTCAGCGAATTCAGCACCAGTAGAAAATGGAGTGTAGTCGCTTACCCGATTTGCACCAGATGAACTTGGATCAACAGTTGAAGATGATGGTTCGGGGGATGCTGAGTCGACTTGAGTATTTGGTGCTGGCATTGGTTCGGGTTCAGTTCTGTGTTCAGAAAAATGAATGTTTGGAAGTTGAGACCAGGCTGATGTTTGAATGACTACTGATTTTTCTGGAGCATAAGTGTTTAGGAAACCATTTTTAAATGGAAAATCAGTTTCATTGAACACTACATGTCTAGAAATGTATACCCGACCAGTAGAGCTTAAGCACTTATACCCCTTGAATGACTCACTATAACCAAGATTTACACATTTGAGTGAATGGTATTGGAATTTATGTGTTTGATATGGCCTTAAGCAAGGAAAACATGTTGAACCAAAGACCTTAAGTAGTTTCTAATCTGGTTTTTTGTTGTACAGCAGCTCTAAAGGtgatttattgtttaaaataggTGTGGGCAGCCTATTTATGAGATAGATAGAGGTTTGGAATGCATCAACCCAGTATCTAAGAGGCATGCTTGCTTGTGCCAAGAGAGTGAGTCCCATTTCTACTATGTGCCTGTGTTTTCTTTCAGCTCTCCCATTTTGGGCTGAGGTGTGTGGACATGAGTGCTGAAAATGAATGCCACTTTGCTTAAATAAGTTAGAAAAGGCTAAGTATTCACCCCCCCAATCTGTCCTCAGAGACTTAATCTTGGTTTCAAACTGATTTTCTACAAATGCTTTGAATTCAATGAATGCATCAAGTGCATCCGATTTGTTTTTAAGGGGATAAAGCCATGTAAATCGACTAAAATCATCCATGAAGTGAATGTAAAACTTATAATTGGTATTGGATAGTATTGGGGCAGGTCCCCATAGGTCAGTGTGGATTAAATCAAGCACTTTGGTAGCTCTACTGGTTGATAAATTAAAAGGCAGGGCATGAGATTTACCAAACTGACAGGCATCACAGAAATGTTCTTTTTCATTAATTGAAAGGTGTACATCTTTTGAAACAAGCTTAAGAACTTTGGTTGATGGGTGACCTAGTCTCCTATGCCATACATCACTTTTGGAAAGAAAAGAGGAATCAGATTCAGGTCGATTCACATTGTTTGTCAAAGCTGAAAAACCAGTAAAGAAACTTGACTTTTGATTTTGGGTAATCGGGTTGGCCTTTGTTGCTCCAAGTTGATAGAGTCCTTCTCTAAGCATCCCTCGAACCAGCACCCTCTTTGTGTCCTTGTCCTTCACAAAACAACAATTTGGATGAAATTCCAAGTAGACATTATTATCAGCTATTAGCTTGGAAACACTGATCAGATTTTTAGTGATATTAGGCACTAATAGTATATCATTAAGTGACAGCTTCCTCATGGTATTAGTTACTGGTAGATTACCTTTACCAATGTGTGAAATGGAGAGCTGTTTACCATCACCAATAACAAGTTTATCCTTACCAACATAGTCAGTTTTCTGAAGCATATTGTTACTGTCAGATGTAACATGATTGCTAGCCCCGCTGTCTGCGAACCAGACCTCACTGTCAATAACTTCAGGAGCAGCTACAAAGGCAGATGGATTTGATTTTTGTTGAAACTGAGACGCATTTGGATCTGAACCCATGAAGGAATCATCATATCTGTTGTAGCACACGGTTGCAGAGTGCCCATATTTGCCACAGACTTGGCAAGTTGGTTTGGAGTTGTTGGGCCTAGACCGACCTCTTCCTCTAGTGATTCCTCCTCGACTGTTTCCTGGGTTGTTGAATCGATTGCTGGAGTTGTTTTGAGTGAAGGTATTTCCTCGGCCTCTCCCTGTATTCACTGGCTTGTTCGCAAAGTTGGCTGTGAGTGATGGACCCGATTTGGTATTAAGGCTTAGATTGTGAAGCCTTTCAAGATTGCTATCAAAACTGAGCATCAAGTCTTGAAGCTCTTGCCATGTTGTAGTCGTTCTAGCTTCGATCTGCAAAATGATTGGTAGGTAATCAGCATCAAGACCCGAAAGAACATTGGCTATTAGTTAGGATTCTGGGTAAGGGTGTCCTGCAAGAGCTAAAGAGTCGGCCCAAGCTTTCTTTTGCCGCAGGTACTCGGTCATTGGAGTAGATCCCTTCCTGGTTGTCTGGATCAAGGTGCGGGTCTCATCCATTTTGGATTTTGAGTGTGCTCCATAGAGTTGCTCTAGGGCTTTCCACAAAGAGGCTGATGTTCCACAGCCCATCACTTCCGTGGCTATTGTCTCTGTCATTGAACTGTATAGCCACCCCATTAACAACTGGTCATTGACTATCCAGTGTTCATATTGGGGGTTGATTCTTAGACCAAAACCGATTTGGCCATCACCTGTAGCAGCTCCTGCGGGTATGAATTCGGAGGGACATGCACGGGTTCCATTGATGAAACCATCCAGACGATGCCCACGAATAATGGTAGATACCATTGTCTTCCATAGGGTGTAATTGTTGCGGTCAAGTTTGAGTGGAAAAGGCTGGTTGAGGGTATTAAATGGCTGGGTGAAGTTGGAAGAGAAGGCTGTCGGTGCTGTAGCACTGATGTTATTCGTGGTGGTTCCTCCATTGTTAGGAGTTTGCTGAGACTGGTCAGGGGCGTCATTTGCATGGGCTGCGGTGGCTAGTGGAGCTTGAGAAGAATGGGTTGACATGTTTGGCGTTGGCcgtaacctggctctgataccaagagaAGAAATGGACTATTTGATTGTTGATGAAAATTCTCAGCTCAATTGGAGCTGGAGGGATTGATTTCATTAAATACTCTGCTTGTACAATTGGTAACCAATCTGATGAATACAGATGGCTTAATTACATTGGGGCACACTAATTTGTATAACAGAAAAAAAGAGAATGATGCAAAATACAATGCACTGATAATGGTGTTGTACAACCATAACGAATTCGTACAACATGACTAACAAAAAGTAATAACAGAAAAGATTCTATTGCTTGTGCAACATCCCCTGCTGTGATAATACTCTGCTGTGCCAGTGGTACAGTGAACCCGTGCATGTGGTGGAGCTAATAACTTCTAATTCTCAACACCTTCCACCTCCAATCACCTCCACCGACTCCGCGACCGACCCACCACGTTGCGAACCCACTCTGCCTCCACCTACTCTATCCACTCCGCCACCATCACCACTAACTGAATCCTCTCCACCTACTCGTGAACCCAGTCCAGAACTTCCCCCACCTCGTGAACCCTCTCCATCTCCACCACCGCCTTTGTCCCATGGAATTGCCTCCTACATTCGTACCAAATGTCTCGCTTCCTACGCCTCATCCTCCTCCATCGGTTCATTCAATGTCAAGGCAGTGGCTCATAAATGCAAGTCGGCCTCTGCTTTTGTTGATGACTTCGAGCCGACTCCGGACTCGCCTCCTCCACCTCATCCATCCAAGATGCCCCCACCCACTCTATCCACACTTTCTTGGTTTACCAAGGGTAAGGCCCATGTCTCGTTTTCATCTAGAGGTACTTTGTTtctgaaaaatatttataaatatagatTCTCTGCATGGATTTCCTTGAGAAAACTAATGCCTGAGAGGTTATTGGATTATAAGGAGTTCGGTCATTTGGGTCTGTATGAGTTAATTGCATTTCATGGGTGTAAATTGGATTCCTTTTCCTCCAAAGACTATTGCAAAGTTCTTACACCTGTCATTGCTTGATGAGCCTAAGTAATGTGTGGAGTTTAGTTTGGATATGGATGAGGTTGCTCGAACTCTCACTGGAAAATCATCTTCGACTTTGCTAGCTTCCAATGCCATTCGCGTTGCTGACCTCTCTCCATTGTATCACATTCTGCATATCATCACCATTTATAATTAGCAGCCCACCTCTCACAAGTCCATGGCTCAGGCTGATTTGGCTCATTTCTTATATGCAGTGGGTTCTCACAAGTCTATCAGTCTTCCTCACTATTTTTTCAGGTCATTTTGGATGCCGCTTTTTGGCTAGGGGTCTCTCAGATATTTCCCTTGCCTTGTTCGATTAAAAGGTTTGCACACCTCTTCTCGGTTGTCCACTCTAAGAGTTTGGACACTCGCATCTCCGCTGAGGCCATCAACTTGGCCTCCACTCGATCCAATCCTCTTAAGAGGATCCTTCGATCAAAGATCCTATGGTTGCATCTACATTGGGTTTAAAACAATTATCTTGGAAGCATCGGTTGTTTGAATGGGTTCATAATCTTAGTGCTGAATATCGGTTGGCTAGTGCTCAGACTCAAGAATTTTAGGTTGATGTCCTTCACCATCTTGGCCTGCCTTTTATCTCTGTACCGACCACCGCTGCTGATGACTCATTTGAGGAAGCGCAACCTTCTTAGGGGGAGCAGGTCCCTAGCTCTACTGCTGCTGATTCTATGCCCACAGTCTCTCAATCCGAGCCATCTGACGCTGCCCAACCATCTATTCCAGCATCTCAGGGAAGTTTGTTGTACGTCCAGGCACCAAGAAGCGCTTCAAGAAGAAGAGTTCCTCTTCCACTAAGTATGAGTTTCCACTTTGGCATGCCATCTGAACACTAAGGGGGAGTATTTCTAGATCATATTTTGTTATCTGACTTTGTCCTTTGTTTTTAGTCTCTTGAATTAATCTTTTGTCCTGCTATCCTTAGCTATTTTTGTTGATATCTTGTTGTATTTTGAGCTGGTGGACTTGTTTCTTGTTACTTTTGATTTATCACTTTAACTAATATGTTTAGTTGCAGTTGTTCTGTCTGTTTAATATTATCTCTGTCTGTTGTGTGCACTAAATTATAAATCACATGCTCATTTGTTCAGCTGCATGCCAAATGGGGAGTTTGTAAGTGTTATTTTTTTGTCATGCATCGCACTTCATGTTTAAACATTATTTTGATGTTTTAACACTGAAAGACCAGCAACACATAAATTTTAATTCAACACATGTTTTGATCAACCGACTTTCCTCTTTTGTgccctagtatatatatatatataaattatcttTATCCGTGTTTATCCTACTTTTCAGAGCAGCTAAATAGTGATTTAATGAATGCTTCAGACCTTTGTAGAGCATCAAGAAACATTCTCTACAAAGGTCTGAAGCATTCATTGCTTCATTTTTCATTGGTCCATTGACGTTTGGGTGATTCTTCATCACTCATTTTGTAATTTCTGGTGTGAagcttgaagggagttcaagctaATTCTCAAGGGGAGCTTGAGCAGTAGCTGGGTGGAGTCCAGCAGCTAGAGGGAGTCCAGCAAACCATAATACCAGCGTGAGGTTGGTTGCTTGAAGACTTTGGGCCAATTTGGTATAGTTGTGTTGTGGGGAAAAGTAGTTGTAGTTGTATTGTAGGGAAAAGCAGCTTCAACTATGTTGTGGGAAAAGTTACTGAGTGTTTGTCAAATTACAGATTTTAAAATGTTGTGAGTTGGAAAAGTTAAATCAAgatgtcatatttattttattttatttaaacaaatttatatgtttaaaataaataTGTTTTGGATAAGAAACTAATAAAGTgatcataaacaaaaatattatattataatatataatatatatatattattgtgtgTATATATTATAGCTAGTCAATGTAGCTAAGATTCAAATTATAATGATGATAGTATTATAAACTTCTTCATGATATAATAAAATATGTAAAACATAAGTTATCTCAAAACTCTcactttttatgtttttaattatttttcttttatttttgttggggTTGATTAGGTCCTGCACAACACAGCCAATATAGTGCACAAGAAtagcaacaaagaagaacaagtaatagacaattaaacaaacccaaaagtaatcaaaagtaaaacacaaaaggaaagaacaccaagaatacttggttcagatacaaccagtttggttgatcctacatccaaggctaggcagcaatgcctaagtcaaatccactatatctgaaactagattacaccctccaagctctcaagattacaacaacACTCATCCAACTTTTCTTGAAACACTCTCTCACTAGAGTATTACAACTCAGTTCTTGCTCTCAGCCAAAACTCTCAGAAATTGAATACACTTAGGTTGATCaggcctaaaactatatatagggTCGAGATACAAGGACTAAAGAGACAAACAGAAACTAACTCTAACTAACAACAATTAGTTAGTCTGTTACAACTTACTGGTGTCCGCGCAGATGCAACTAGAAAAAACGTAGATGCAACTGGAAACACCAGAAAACTATGAGCTTTCATTTTGCTAATCATTTGATTGGTTGAGGAAAGAAGTCACAATCTTcacaattttttttccaaaacatgaaattgatatgttttttataaattataatttaaaaatactatGAGAAACAAAAATTATGTTACAGTGTATAATAAACTTTATATTAAAGTGGTTTGTTAATttaaattttctaaaataaaataatatctacTAAAcatatatgataaaaaaaattaattaaatattgtttattttattataatattaatttattttaaaatttttattttgagtaatatatAATGAATAAGTTTATTGCAAtgttttttcaaaaaattatttttaggaaaAGTTAAAAGTTGTGGTTTGACAATTTTAGCTTCTAGCTGTAGTTTCtgcataaattttttaataagttGTTTTGTAACATTTTACCAAACATTATTATTGCATATCTTTTTCATAAAGTACCTTTTAActtggcatttaaaaaaaaaaaaaaaaagagttggtTGCTTGTGTTGTAAATCAATTTGAAAGGGAGTTTTAACTTATTTTACTACTTGTATCTTGTAAtaacttttattattttgagTAGATTTGGTTCACGGTCTAGACAAGGTCCATGAAGAAGGGCATGAAAAATCATCTTTCGCCATGTAAAAATTGAtgtcatttttatttttctaaacatTTACGTAAACCAAATTAGTTACTCAACTTTCAATAATAAAGGAGAGAATGAAACAGAGTCAACGTGGATGTAAATAGAAGTACCCTAGTGTGGATCAGATAGATTATAGATACAATATTGTAAGACCAATAGTACATAGCCAAGATGTAACGATAGCCACATGACTGACATAAGAGAGAGAGCCAAGACAGGTACCGATATGAGATGGCATCAACATCTTGGCCAAGTCTCACCTTCACACATGGTCTAACCAAAAAGGCTCCACCCTCTCTCTCATGCACAATCCCGAATCTTTCTCGCCGCCATGCCAAATCAAATTCACTGATCGTCAAGGCCTTCTTGGACGCCAAGCCCACCATCTTGGTCACTGAGAAGCTAGGCGAAGCGGGCCTTCAACTGCTCAAGAGGTTCGCCAACGTTGACTGCTCTTACAACTTGAGCCCCGAGGAGCTCTGCACCAAGATCTCTCTATGTGACGCCCTCATAGTCCGGAGTGGCACGGCAGTAAGCCGCGAGGTTTTTGAGTCGTCCGGGGGTCGACTTAAGGTGGTGGGGCGAGCTGGTGTCGGTATTGACAATGTTGACTTGTCGGCCGCCACAGAACACGGCTGTCTTGTTGTCAATGCCCCTACCGCCAATACTATTGCTGCGGCCGAGCATGGGATTGCTTTGCTCACGGCCATGACGCGTAACATCCCACAGGCTGATGCTTCCATTAAAGATGGTTAGCTTTTCTTTCTTATCCTGAATTTAATGAACTTAGTAGTGTTGTTACTATAAATTTTCTGCATATGTTAGTTAAAAGGTTTTTCCTCAAACTGTTTAGTGTGGTGTCGGAGAAAATTCTTGTAAAGACAACTAGCCTACATTATACTAACTTAGAGTTAATTACATTGATGTTCTGAATTCTGATCTTACGTGAAGATCCCATTGTGGGGTTTTAAAAGCTAATTGTGGATAATATACCTTGTCCAGGGAAGTGGCAGAGGAATAAGTATGTTGGCGTGTCCTTAGTGGGAAAAAGACTTGCTATATTGGGATTTGGAAAGGTTGGATCAGAAGTAGCTCGGAGAGCAAAAGGGCTTGGAATGCATGTCATGGCACACGATCCGTATGCGCCATTAGATCGTGCCAGTGCCATTGGCGTGAAGCTAGTGAGCTTTGAAGAAGCCATTTCGACCGCAGATTTTTTATCCCTACACATGCCTCTCACCCCTACTACCTCCAAGATGTTCAACGATGATTCTTTCTCTAAGATGAAAAAGGGAGTTCGAATTGTCAACGTTGCACGTGGTGGAGTCATTGATGAGGCAGCTCTAGTTAGGGCCTTGGACTCTGAGATTGTTGCTCAGGTTCTTCTTACGTTTACAAGAACCTCATTTACTCATCAAAtggttaataataataataatggagaACTGGAATTAACTAATaaatatttctttttcttttggcaGGCTGCACTTGATGTATTCATGGAAGAGCCACCACCAAAGGACAATAAGTTGGTGCAGCATGAAAATGTGATTGTAACTCCTCATCTTGGTGCTAGCACTACCGAGGCCCAGGTGTGTGCTTTATCATAAGTAACATGTTAGCTCTGTGATGCATATTTTATCAAGACTTTCATAGTGGAATTTTCATATTCAGGAAGGCGTGGCCCTTGAAGTAGCGGAAGCGGTTCTTGGGGCTCTGAATGGGGAGCTTTCTTCTACTGCTGTGAATGCACCCATGGTCTCTGCTGAGGTAGTTAATTGATATTTTTAACGTGGCTTATTTTGTTTTTTACATGGGCATGG from the Humulus lupulus chromosome X, drHumLupu1.1, whole genome shotgun sequence genome contains:
- the LOC133807431 gene encoding D-3-phosphoglycerate dehydrogenase 3, chloroplastic-like, producing MASTSWPSLTFTHGLTKKAPPSLSCTIPNLSRRHAKSNSLIVKAFLDAKPTILVTEKLGEAGLQLLKRFANVDCSYNLSPEELCTKISLCDALIVRSGTAVSREVFESSGGRLKVVGRAGVGIDNVDLSAATEHGCLVVNAPTANTIAAAEHGIALLTAMTRNIPQADASIKDGKWQRNKYVGVSLVGKRLAILGFGKVGSEVARRAKGLGMHVMAHDPYAPLDRASAIGVKLVSFEEAISTADFLSLHMPLTPTTSKMFNDDSFSKMKKGVRIVNVARGGVIDEAALVRALDSEIVAQAALDVFMEEPPPKDNKLVQHENVIVTPHLGASTTEAQEGVALEVAEAVLGALNGELSSTAVNAPMVSAEVLSELEPFVALSEKLGRLAVQLVAGGSGIKFVKVTYGSARNPNDLDNRVLRAMVIKGLVEPTSSVYINFVNSNFIAKQRGLIITEERIVLNGSPENPLEFIQLQIANVESNFASSISDSGEITVEGKLKDGKPHLTKVGSFEVDVSLEGCIILCRQVDQPGLIGKVGSILGQENVNVNFMTVGRTAPRRQAVMIIGVDEDPSREVLKKIGEISAIEEFVFLKL